A window of Dermacentor andersoni chromosome 4, qqDerAnde1_hic_scaffold, whole genome shotgun sequence genomic DNA:
ttaagacccacgtccccccttaagccATTAGAGAGATTTTCCTCTTGTCTTCTTGACCTCCTGGCCTGGAATGCTTACCCAAAATGGGTGCCTTGGTATGCAAAGGTCTCCACAAACTCTAGCTCTGCCTGTTTATATGTTTTCTTTCTTGAGCCTTGGGTAGACTAAATAATTGAAATAACTGAAACACTGATTTTTAGATGCGACGAGTGAGCCCTTGGCATTAATCAAAGATTGTGTTTATTGAAGTGGTTATTTGTGTGGGATAGTGGCTCACAGTGAAAGTATTTCATTCTCACAGGAGCAGTGTTGCCAACTTAGACGTGTTCCTGCTTGCTAGGTTTTTAGTTTTTCATGTTCATTTGGAAAAAATGCCCATTTATGAACAGTGGGATTTTTGGTGGTTTTCAGTTTGTGTTAGCTTCATATTGGCAGTACTAATACAGTACTTTACTaatttgtaacttttttttttaatactcacTGGTGTTCCAGATGTTGCAAACTCTTTTTACCTGTACTCtatttaaagggactgacaattGGCCAGAATGctttgtgagacgttgatggaaatgaaatgaccatgatagAATCTGGCACGCTGTTCGGGATTTAAGTAGGAAATGTAATATTAAGTTGGCAAAGAAAGTcagaaaaaccagtaagtggtgaggcctggcggtgaaatcttgataCTTCGAAATGTAGTCAAGAGTTTATTGTACGTAGGTCGACTGCCATCAGGTACAGTacaattattgcttaaaattgcagatAGTAgattattagacacttgcgctttattctaagTGTATTACGAAGTAGAGAAAGTCCACGCTAACGAGCTCACAGTCCATGCAGCGGCGCCTGCAGTCCCACATGCATGGTGCCACACATGCTGTTGTATGCATGTGAGTATAGCACAAGTTTGCAAGTACTCGGAGTTTTATGATCTCCCTGTGATACAAGATGCCATCAACGAGTTGTGTCGTAAATGGGTAcgttttttaccttcgtgtcgCCACCTGTGTCACACTGTACCGATGCCGAGCACTCCACCAActgtcggcagattgtcggcgtcagtacagtgtgacagaggcgcgcCAACACAAAGGTAAAAATGTTGttgccgacagtcggcagagtGAAAtaggtgtcgggtcggcctagagTGAGTGAGCCTTTACCAATCGGCATTCTCCAGGCGCGCTGCTTGTGGCGGGGATGGTGGCTCGTAGTGCAAGTTGGATTCGTCGCTTCCGCTGCAGCTTTCGTTCATTCACATTCGGGTGCTACTTCATAAGGATACAAATTCTGAGCATGCATGTAAGCTAAAATCCTTTGTTCCAGCTTGCTCAGGTCTTCGAGAGACATTGGAAATCAGAAGCGCATGCTTGGCTACAGCAACACGAACCgtgtatcacgtgtaaaagcgtcattttgtttttgctgcactcgGTGTTGTTTTGACTAGTAAAATACCAAAGCAGGTGGACAGGAAACCACAAGAACATGTAGCTAATATCGCAGAAATATTTTGTAAAACATGAATCGCAAGAACATTGACTCAATAAACAAAATACTTTCTCACacctacggccgcacttgtcgtctaCCTCCCGCTAGTGCACGCCTATAATCCCTATCGTGCTCACCTATAgaagttttcagcatgcttccagtgaacgacttcttcctcactgcagatagaaaaattctgataaGAGATGTTCCACGGTGTTTTCCGCGTTACtgcttcatgattagacactctggtcggtaagctttccattgcactaaatgTGGGTacgtaccatgaaaattggttcaGTCCCTTTAAAGCAAGGAGGGGAATTATCTTAATAATTGAAGGACACCTTGCTTCAAATTACTTAAATTTTATCTCTTGTGTATTTTTTAAAAAATGGATGAGAAtctttaaaaatcacctgtgacAGAAAGCATAATTCTACTTCTGgagctggattacttgaagaggaggacattacttatgtgaaaaatcaaaatacatgtTTGACTAATTCAAGTCTTTAGCTTATTACTTTATGAATTGTAGCCAAGGCATGTCTACTTGAAATGAATTCTGAGAATGACACAATTTTTGAGGTACTCATTCCTAAAGTGTGCAGATAGatacattggcattccagttatttCATTGGTTCAATCCATAAGAGGCATCTTGTTGAAGAAGTAAGCGGAACGGCAGTCTGACGGTGCACACTTTTAAACCGACGTCGTCCCGATAATTTGTTCCAAGTGCCTTGTGAATTCACTGGATgctatttgtaaattgcaatatgtgtcattAATTAATTAGTTGAACTCTTAGTTAGTGAATTTCAAGTTAGTTGATTATGCATGTTGTTTTATTGGGCAAGTACTGTATGCTTCTTTGAGCagtatagttcgatgtttttcgTAGGCTTCTGTAAACAGTACATGCACACTTTGGACACATTTAAGAACCCAGCAAAATTGTTAGATCTAAaagcatataaaaaaattcaTTGGCAAGTATGTGAAACAAAGATATTATTTAACAATTCATGAAAATAAGTCTATGGGCATGCATGAATATTTATTTAATACAGCAAGACATCAGATATTAAACGGTAACTAGCAATGTGATTTCTGGGTTATACatcgttttaagaaaaaaaagcttaCTATTTTATGGATTGAATTCTTTATATATTTCACAAATGAGTGAAGTTTGAGCGAAATTGCAGCATCCGTGAATTCTCAAGTTTGGAAACCGTAATCAGTTTTCATTTTAGGTAGCAAAATGCGATGATGGTAAGTGTACTTATTAGTGTGAGGTGACTGATTAAATGGATGTTGTCATTAAGTTCAATTACCATTAATTATTTGGTATGTTATGAAAGCAGTAGTATGAGTTGCTAGATTATGTACACTTAGTACATTGAAGTATTTTGACAAATCCTTACCTCTCGTATACATATTATTAGACACTATTATGTGAAGGGTTCTTTCCTGGAAAGTTGGCACAGATGGGAGATGGTTTTTGTATGTGCAAACCCATGTAACAATAAAGTAGTTTGTGCGAATGAAAAAAATGCATAATAAAAATAATCACGTAATTTTGTTTAAAAGCAAGTGTCATTGCTTTGAAGACAGCACTTCATTCATTTGACTCTGACTGTCCTGTTCCTTCCACTGTTACTTAATTTAATTAGAAAGAACATGTAATTTGTGAAAGGCTTCTTGAACAAcataatgtgcatgcaaaataGACTTTAGGCAACACCTATAAACTCTATTTTCAGTGTGCTGTCTTGAACAAGTGTCACACATTACATCATTATGCTCTGAGGCTTGCCGTCTTTCAGGGTATTTAAACGATTATAATGGTGCTATATACTGCAAGCAATTTATAAAAATTCTGTTCAgctatagaaagaaagaaaaaaagaaaccctggATTGGTCAAACTGCCATTCTCAAGTTCTTGAAAGCTCTTGAAGGGcgcttcaccaggtttggccattttaaGCAAATAAGTGCACCGTATATATCACGCActgacgatcgtgtctgcaaagtactgCTGCGTCTCCTTCTCACGGGGACCGTAGCCCAGCCAAACAGAACTTGTGGACTCTAAAAAAAGTCTCCAAGAGCACTAAAGCATCTACAGATAATTGCACTTGAACCACTGGCCTATACATACAAATTCATAATTACAGCTTTGTACGTACAGGTCACTTTCCATTAAGAAAAAAGAGCACCTCCTCTCTGGGCTGTTGTTACAGAGATGTTGCAACGCTTTTGAGGGGGTGGGATGTGTGCTTACAACAGTCCAAAGGATGTTATGATGACACCCAGGGAGCTCTCGTTGCGAGATCTAGAACTACTTTCACTTGTCAGGCCTTTGTGGCgcatgtttttatttttcaaagATCATGTTTGTTGATGCAATGAAATGTTGCTTCTCTTTTCCATGCAGCACCGTGCACGCGTCGCACTGTCATCGTACTCGTGGGACCTTGAGAAAGCCACAGAAGCCATCTTCAGCTAAAGCTGGTTGAAAGAAAATCTAACCTGGACTGTTTCTTTGTTGCTCGTTCCGATGTTTTCTCTTCCTCAGGTGCTTTCAATTAAGCCAGCAGTGCTTGTGAAAGTACACTTCATTCAACATTATGTCTTTTGGGAGTACACAGTGTGAGAGGTGTGCCTTTGGCAAATTTCGCGGTACAACCGTAGATGCCAGTAGCATTTGCACTATATCTACTGAGGAGCACTGTAAAAATTTGCTTGTGCTGAATAGGCTGTAATGAGAAATTTGTCCCTCAAGACTTTGCCTGCTTAATCTGATCTTCGTTTTTACAGCTTGGATGCAAATGTGGCTCCATGTGCCAATTTGGTTTGTGAACAGCGAGTGAACTTTTGTGATCCACTAGGATGGTAAATGCCATCGCGAAAGATTATGTTCTTGTAAAAATTGCATGTGATTGAAAGTAGTGACCATTTATTCTCAGGCTCTCTTATATGGACTTGATATGCATTTTCATTCCCTTTTCTGAAACTGCATGTTTACCTAAGAGTCTGCACCAGAAATTCTATTTTTCTATTGAGCAACTTTGAAGATGCCCCTTTTTTGCCCTGTTTCTTTTGTCGTTGTGATGAGCATTAAAGGTGTGCTTTTAAACCATTACATgcgctgttttctttcttgaagtgTCCATAAAGCATGCATGTATTCCCCTCTGTGTTTAGACAGTTGGTAACCATTAAACCATTGTTGACTGTGTGGGCCTGCTGATGCAACTGAAATCAATTTGCAGTGGAGAGTGATGCTTGTCATGAGCTTGACACAGCTGTCTTTCTAGAGAGGCACTTCTCGTTTCTAAAATGTGGCGCTTACCTGCTGCAAGGGGTttctcagtttctttttttttcgtgaacatTGTAACCAAATTAAAGCTTTGACTATAAAAGCATGTGTGAGCTCATAGCTGACCGTGCAAAAGAGAGTTAAAATTGAATTTTGGATGAAGTGAAAGAGGGAAGAGAAGTTTTTGCAAGTTTAATTGTTTTGTGTATCGTATAAATTGCAATACAGGCGTATTTGTCGTGGCTGGCGAAATTCAATTTGTAAACTTTCTTGGCAAGGCCTCCCACTGACTTTCAGTCAGAATCTGCAGAGCTTTAGTTACCGTTAGTACAAAGCGTAACAAGGAAAATTCAAGTTGAAACGGTCCGCTAAATGCCCCATTGCGAGCTTTTAAGATTCCTCCCGCTGCTGTGTGCCTTGAGGCATGCATGCCCGTTCCTGAGTACTTCACTTAATTACGCCGCAGAGAGGGAAAACCGGGTTCTCGGTAATCGGGGCAGCTTGAGGTGAAATACCAGTTCTGTAGTAAGTTGCGAAAAAGAAGCTTTAATTGTTCGTGTAAATCTGCGCCAAAGTGCGCGCGCAAAGCCCGCATGCTCGGAACAGCAGTTCACGAGCCCCGCCAGGCAGGCGTGCTCCGAGCATGAGTCCTGGCAGGCGCCGCCATCGCGGCCGTAGCGCTAGTTAAAATGCGACATGCGATTGGGGCGCCCGCGCCGATAGGATGGATTACGGCCTCTTGCACTACGGACCAACCCACGCGTCGCCGCTCCAGAGGGCCCCACTTAGACCCCATCACACCGAGAGGTGTCACTTCTGCCCGCCCTCGCTAGATGGCAACGGCTCTGCAATGGCCCACAGTGGTCAGTCCACTCCTCCGTCGACGAGCGAGGAGCAAGACCAACTCAAGCAGCGCAATCATCGCGAGGTCTTCGGCAGCGCTAAGCCAGTTTCAGGCACCACTTGGGAAGCACCAGACTGTTGCGTTGCTTGCCACAGCGGAGCAGTCAATTTCTGCCGCAAAATGCCCAATATCAAGGTTTTCAGCGGGTCGTCGCACTGCGATCTCGCCCAGAAAGTGGTCGACAGGCTCGGCATAGAACTCGGAAAGGTAGTTCTCAAGAAATTCAGCAACCAAGAGACGTGGTAAGTGCCTTGCATATTACACTTTCTCCAGCTGTGCCAGAAGTTATGTGCGAGGTTGTGTCGCCAAGGGGTTTTGTGGGTGCAGTCGGGCCGAGCAGGGTATAGCTATAGCGGGTGCTTGTAATGCGTAATGCGCATGACTTTAGTATCGCTGCTTAGATGCTATACCGGTGTTTTAACGTAACAGAACAACACGTGTCCCGCTGGTTAAGTGCCAAGGCTTTACGTTATCAGCTGTTCCTTCGGCGTGCTTTTCGTCACAGCCGAGAAACCCCCCGTTCGCCGCTGACCCTTCGAGCGCTGATAGCGCTCGCCGGCGCCTTATCGTCTGGCGCCGAACTCATTCTTTATCTCCTACAAGTCTGTCGCGTCTCAAAGTCACGACCTTTACATTTGCGCAAAATTGAACTATGTACTTGTTGCATTCTTTCAACAGCCGTCTTTAACTTCTCCAAAGGCGCGCCAGAACCGATCTGCGATCGCTCCATGTGCTAGCATTGCGCAATCGCTTGTTGTTGAACCACGTTTCTGAAACGGGGACACCACAGGATCGCTGCATGGCTATTTCGTGGTGTTGCTGGCCTCGAAGGTCGCGAAAATTAAAGGAAACTACGTCCGCGTAAACGTGACGCACGTAATTCGCGCGCTCTACCGGCCGTAGTTGTGCCTTTTAAGTGCCGAAGGTGCTTGTAAAACGTGAAATCTTCATATGCGGTCTGCGGCATAGAGAAATAAATAGCAGGCGTACTCTTCGTGCGTTCGTCCCGTCATCTGCGCGAGCGGGATATGAGTGGTGGCTATGGATCACATTTGCTCTGGAGAGTTCGTACATGTGTGTTGAAtgatttcctttatttttttgttatacTCGTGTATCAGCTTTCGCTTCACTGCTTCACATCATTGCACATGACACATTATGATGTATTTTTTTAGTACTCAACCTAAGGTGAGCCCGGAAGCAGCCCCATAGCAAATAGTATGTTTGCAGTGGACTCGCATACTCGTATTACTACGACCACTTGCTACGACATATAGAGTCTCATGAGAGCCTAGTGAACGGTCTAGAAAAGAAACCGATTGGCTCAGACCACGGCCCACCACACTTAGACTTGCGCTTACACTCACTGGTTTCGGGTACTGATGCAGTAACAAGTAATTTGTTGCAATTCAAAATTGGTAATGAGAGTTGTAGAGAATGTTGTGAACAGTTCTTAAAACTGATGAACTGACTGCTTCTGCCTAAGGGGgctttaaaataaattttctggAGTGATGAGGATGCCCCAAGAGTATAGTCAGACCACCATGGCCTTACCATAGGCGCCGAAAGAAGGTTAGCCTATAGCAGAGATTATGGGAAGCTATTTTCCCACTTTCTGCTGGTTTAATATAGCTAATTTTGCCTTATGGATGCTTCTCAACATACAGCTGTGTGTCACTGGTTCTAGTCTGAAAATTGAACGTCTTGACAAATTTTATGGGAGGTCATGGGATCTATGCGCAGCCGAAGATAGTTTAGCTAGAAACAACaagcttttatttttcaattaTCTTAGCATTTACACTCGCAGCAAGAATTTAACTGTCTATGAGCTCCAGCCTAGTGCAACTGTCTGTGTGTAGTGAGTTCTAAGTATTGGCAAGCACTGCCTTCACATCTGCTGATGAGAAGCTGTTAGAGCTGCCACACAATTGATGTTTTATAGTCTCCTTGCTTGTGCCCCCATACTCTCCATTTTGTTATTCAACAAATGACTGACCAGAAGAGATTAATGGTGATTAAGGCACTTGTGGCCTTGCAATGAATGTGCACAAAGACCCTGCATATGTGATGCAGTTTTTGTGGTAGTCTGTTCGCCTAGTACAGCATTCTTAtgaagcttgcatgcaaacaaGCCATTTTGGACCACCTCTAAATTGTACAACACCATAGTTGACCTTGCTGTGCATCCACAATTGGGCTTTCACTGTCTAAACTGACATTCTGCTATGCACCCAGTATGTAGTAGTAGGGAAACAATTATGTGGATCCTATGCCTGCCAGACAGCCTAGTTATTGGCTGAATTCATCTTTCAGCAGGTTGAGGGCGTATTCCACAAGATCTTGGTAATTTTCTTGGTTTTACTTAGTGACTACAGCAATTGAACTTAAAAAAATAATTGCTCATTGTATGttctatagtaggatacaacttaaaacagcagttggcaaccaagctACACGGGCCACgcagggttgtgttactccgccagccagtccCAGAAGCAAACGAAATTGTTGTCATGtgaccttttcaaaatggcatTGTACTTGATATCTCCGGAGCATCTGCTGtttttgaagagtcttttcatcggcagtagcgatgaggtgtgcaacagacatggacaaagtgtaggGAGTTTGAGCATTCCACTGTTCAAAAGTCCGTGGTattgttcatttcactgctgactgCGTTTTACTTGcgaaacttcactgccaattgAAGTGAAACTTCGTAATAAAAGGTTGCAGtaaagcgttttatttcagttcaataaagaactCTGCTTTCACCGTCCTGCTATAATAGACAAGTAAAAATGTACAAAATTATGCGCTTATAATTTTACTTTTCAAGTacaaactatttgcagcctcgcggaggaacagtggctggcggttatgagggcatgggtggggcttcactgcagacttgagtggTATCCGACTAAAGTGATGATAGTGCTAGCAGTTTAACAGCGGTGTTCTAGGGTTGAGGAGAAGCAAGAAGTTCCCAGATGATGTGGGGACTGGGACTTCCAGGGTTGACGAGAAGCAAGAAGTTCCCAGGTGATGGGGGGACGGGGACGTGGGTTGGGGAGAAAAGCGAGGAGTTGTGGTGTTCGCTGGGGTGCACGTGAAGGAGATTGTCATGTTTTGTTCAGTTTGCCCCCATGGGTGTGATTCGGGTCTGCAACAATAACACGGACAAGAAGGTGCCTCTGATTGTCATCAGGGACTTTACCGTCAACCTTTATAAATCCAAAAACTTGCATCTGTGATCTCATGAAGTACACTTACAGACTCAAGTTGATGTCTTCTCTCTATATGACCCCAAGCCAGTTTGCTATTGCGACTTACAGTGGGGGTGCAATTGATGCCCCCTTTGGGCATGGGTTGGGTACTGTAGTGTGTGCAAGTATGCGTCGTCATGCACCAGCCCATCTTGCGCCTCATGTCAGCATTCCCACATCCTCCTCCTTAATGGGAAAATGAGGAAAGTATGCAAGCTTGTGCAGTGGTTGAGAGTCCTTTTATTGCCCTCGTTGCTTTGTCTACCTCTTTGAATGTGTACCTTCTGGAGTTGGCCACCCGGAAACCCCATGTATATGCTTGTGCAACTACTAATTCACTTTCATGAATTGCAAAAATGACACCACTTGTACATTCCAAGACACTGCTTTGCACGATGAATAAATGATGGGCTTTCAGCTTGCTGTTTCTGTGTGTCAGTCAAGGTCACTCATTTGCACCATCAATGGATGCTGCGTGTGGCCTTCAAAGGGACCTTGTGTTACTTTGACAAAGACATCTAAGCGTATCACGAAAGCTTTGCTTTGTTTAGCTGCCAATATTGCACTGGTTCTATGTAACATCTTTAATAACGTGGACATTCCCTGTTGAGTGGCTTGTTAAGATACAGAGTAAGGAAAAACAAAGCATACAGTTTGTAGATTATGTCTGGCATGACAGGTTTATTGCACTGAACTGGCTGCATACTTGATGCAGTGAGCAAGAAAACAGTTATGACATGCTCTCACATTGCTTTTGGAAGGCCTGGTCTGCTTCTGAGCACGAGATTGCAGCTTTGATTTCTGGCTGCTGGCCATGTTCTGGTTGGGGTAAAATGTGAAAATGCTCATGGCTTTGAGAGCAGAACCCCATATTGTCAAAGTTAATACAAAGCACTTCCGCTATAGTTTCTGATAGCCCCCAGTAGTTGCATTAGACATTAAACCCTGTAATTGAAAGAATAATGAAATTAGTGagatcttaattttttttatgtgcagtGTAGAGGTAGGGGAGAGTGTTCGTGGTGAAGATGTGTACATCATCCAGAGTGGATGTGGGGAGGTGAATGACAACTTGATGGAGCTGCTGATCATGATCAATGCCTGCAAGATTGCCTCTGCATCCCGAGTGACTGCTGTCATACCTTGCTTCCCATATGCAAGGCAGGACAAGAAGGACAAGGTAAGGGGTGGCTGTATCATGCTTACTCGCCACATGACTAGAGCATTTTTTATGCAATCTCTGATTGCTTTCATTATCATCCTTTGTATAGGTCTGCATTGTAACAATAAtgtaggctatatatatatatatatatatatatatatatatatatatatatatatataatattcatTCATTCTATAACAAATAGTTGCGAGATGCTGCTTGTCTCATGTCTATCTTATCTTTTAGTATTGTTGCATTGTGCTGTCATTTGGGCTGCAAACACACGTCAACATTTCAGTAAGCAAGATGAGACAAAACAACTGCTGCCTATCGCAAAGTCCACTGCACAAAGTTTGGTCACACAGGAAACTGACCACACATTTCTCACTCCTTCGTCATTTTCAATGAAGTTTTTTTGTGCTCTCCCGTAATCGGTACGCACCTGTCGTTACATGTATTTCTGCAAGTCTTTGTCTTTACATATGAGATATCGGTGTATGTGTCTGAGAGGTGGGCCAGGCACACGAAGTTGTGCGTTCCCtacaaaaaaaagatatatagacACTGGCCTGTGATCAAGGtgccccccacccccttcccctGCAAATTTCTGGAATGTCACTCGGTCCACAATGGCTGGCTGGCTTGAGCCTCTCTTGTGTGCTCACCCAGTGAATGCCCACTAGCCAGACAGATGTGCAGTGGCCACATGTGACGTTGATGCATACAATTGCTGCATACAGTTGACTTATAAGAGAGCGGAGAAGAATTGATTAGGTAAAAGGCAAGGAGATGTTGACCTAAAAGGCAATTCTTTTATTAGGGGGGACACTGTTTCCTTGGGTCAGTTGCACCGAATCTTTCACTGTCTTTTTTTAACTTGTAAAACTGTCACTTAATTCTTGGAAATACAGTCAGACCTTGacataacgaaattctcgatataatgatGTATTTAACTTAGAGCTTCTTGTCCATAGAAGTTCTTGGCCCTGTGCGCTGTATGCTTtgagtgcgagtgaaagcctgtgagggtgagctgagaaggatgATGGCTTGATGAGTGCAGTGTTCCAGTGTTGGTGGGGGATGGGGACATAAGCTAGAGGCAGACTAtgcattcgctccctgctgccagCGTTTTTCATGATAATGTTGCAACTCCCATTGTGCGTGATACTACCAGTCACGGGAGCAGAGCGCATGTGGAAGCATGGCTGACTTTGCTTCATATCGCCGATGTGAAAATATTTTTGACACTGCATGAAACAGTATATTTCGTTGCCAATTTTCAAATTCTACAAAATGATTTTTTTGTCATTTATATTTGCTTTGCCTGATTATTCAGAAAATTTTGTGGCCCCCTTTCGCTTAAGAAAAGCCATCAACgcctgtacttatttgcataaaagtactgatttcaatataacaattttgttataatgaagcaaatttcaGATTTTACTGACTTTATTGTATCAAGGTTTATCTGTATGTATTTCTCATATCGCATAGGAGATGGTACTATAGGAATTCAATGTTGTTGATGTCTGTCATGTGTCATGTCATACTGAAGTGACTGAATGCTTGAATTCATACACTAACGCATGTGTTGACCAGGTGTATTCCATGCCATCGTTAATACAATTTAATTCTGCCTTTTGCAGAGCAGAGCACCAATTTCAGCCAAGCTCGTTGCCAACATGCTGTCTGTCGCTGGTGCTGATCACATCATCACAATGGACCTACATGCCTCGCAAATACAGGTGCATTGAAATGCTCTCTATGATATACTGTTGGGCTGCTTAAATAGTAAAAGTGGGGGCTTTGAATGTTGCATTGATTACTGTCAGTTGCTGGTCAGTTCCATAGAgcgaaaatttggaggacgcttaagcttcgcctttaagagtggaacgcggtagcatcCAAAAAtccccgactgcttgtcacgcttctggcaactggagcgtatgtaaccgtaatgtttaccgggaaacaccggctgcgaatgctatgcacgaaggtgggctttctggtagaaatgtaACCTCTTGCTTGGGCCGTgatgcggcggaggtgagcgccatctggagttATTGCAAGGAATCGGGTATGCCACACCGTGGCTCCCGAGATACTcgtgcgccggcgcgcgcaaatgacAGACACTGTGGctggtctatgaatggtagaaatgctagAAAAGGGGTTTCCTTGAGTTCTTGTGAaacaattatgttttctcgtatagtcaaattacaatcttATGCTAGCATGTCTTTAGGttatgtgtaagtcgtactttacaatttttcgaTGTATTTtggcttgagaaattcaattagttcagtaattttcttgcgtcacatggagtgcctgggtatgggtggttcgaaaatcttttcgcTGAAACAACGTCCGACACcgcattttctgtgacacggggcccttaatgctattgCGTTAAAAAAGATGGAAGAGTAAAAGGCAAAGTGAAATTGAAATATAAATTACTATTGTTATGTTCTGgttaaagaaagataaagaaattaCAAGTGTAACACCAGACATCACGTCCGTTATGTATACAAAGTGAATTTCTCCAGAGGAAAAAACTGCTTAAATTAAGGTAACAAATTTGCTGGCTTGACTGACGGGTGAGCTGATTCGTGATTACAGAAAGATGTATGACCTGGTGGGACAATGCAAGCAGGAGTGCTGTGTGTTCAGTCTTTTATCATCCCGTCAGttagtgctgttctttctgtaaTTATGCCGGCATCACAGATCATAAAGGCTTCTTGTTTGGTTAACTGCAACTTATCATAATTGGTTCATTCTGCTGGTGCTAATATAAGGGGTAGAAATGTGGAGGATAACAAACTTGAGAAACTAAGGACACCACAACACGTGATGGGTGTAGCTTCTGCATAGAGTTTAGCCCAAAGCAAATGATCACAACAGACTGATACAGGGCAAGTGTTTGAACATAAAGTTGGGCCTGAAAGTGGAATTTTAACCTTTTCTCTTTTTAGGGTTTCTTTGACATTCCGGTGGACAACCTATATGCTGAGCCTGCTGTTCTCAAGTGGGTTCGCGAGAACATACCCGAATGGCGCAACAGCATCATTGTCTCTCCCGACGCTGGAGGAGCCAAGAGGTAGTCCTCTCCAGCAGTTTCTGGGCCCCTAAGAGGCACCACTCCAAGTCAGTTTATTGGACAACAGTGCGGAAAATACAGTTGTCAGGAGTA
This region includes:
- the Prps gene encoding ribose-phosphate pyrophosphokinase 2 is translated as MDYGLLHYGPTHASPLQRAPLRPHHTERCHFCPPSLDGNGSAMAHSGQSTPPSTSEEQDQLKQRNHREVFGSAKPVSGTTWEAPDCCVACHSGAVNFCRKMPNIKVFSGSSHCDLAQKVVDRLGIELGKVVLKKFSNQETCVEVGESVRGEDVYIIQSGCGEVNDNLMELLIMINACKIASASRVTAVIPCFPYARQDKKDKSRAPISAKLVANMLSVAGADHIITMDLHASQIQGFFDIPVDNLYAEPAVLKWVRENIPEWRNSIIVSPDAGGAKRVTAIADRLNVEFALIHKERKKANEVASMVLVGDVKDRVAILVDDMADTCGTIVHAAGKLMEAGASKVYAILTHGIFSGPAISRINNACFEAVVVTNTIPQDQHMKECPKIQCIDVSMILAEAIRRTHNGESVSYLFSHVPM